A region of Novosphingobium sp. 9U DNA encodes the following proteins:
- a CDS encoding transposase, protein MPHLSCRGASIPSCDDAGTSGAQRLEIFTGAGERRDWPPEVKVSIVAQSHSGHESTSAVARRHAMCPSQLFTWRRELPQADAGSRADIARHPGGRAAVRPCRGRARRAERRWFGRQASTTSAPIIAGCCGAGD, encoded by the coding sequence TTGCCACATCTGAGCTGTCGGGGGGCGTCCATCCCATCATGTGATGATGCTGGTACGAGCGGGGCTCAGCGGCTTGAGATCTTCACTGGCGCAGGAGAGCGCCGGGATTGGCCACCTGAGGTAAAGGTCTCGATCGTCGCCCAGAGCCACTCGGGACACGAGTCCACCAGCGCTGTGGCTCGCAGGCATGCGATGTGCCCCTCACAGCTATTCACCTGGCGCCGCGAGCTCCCGCAAGCAGATGCAGGCTCAAGGGCTGACATTGCCCGCCACCCCGGCGGCCGCGCCGCTGTTCGTCCCTGCCGTGGTAGAGCCCGCCGTGCCGAGCGACGCTGGTTCGGTCGGCAGGCGTCCACGACGTCGGCGCCGATCATCGCCGGGTGCTGTGGAGCTGGAGATTGA
- the tnpB gene encoding IS66 family insertion sequence element accessory protein TnpB (TnpB, as the term is used for proteins encoded by IS66 family insertion elements, is considered an accessory protein, since TnpC, encoded by a neighboring gene, is a DDE family transposase.), with protein sequence MLAHASWSQLGLWIFRKGPDSLAALVGAEYGGDPFSGVIYVFRAKRSDRIKLICWDGTGLCLMAKKLEQGGFRWPGIQDGVMRITAAQLGALLEGLDWRRVHGGRRPIAPQIAG encoded by the coding sequence GTGTTGGCGCACGCGTCATGGTCGCAACTCGGCCTGTGGATTTTTCGTAAAGGCCCAGACTCCCTGGCGGCGCTCGTGGGTGCCGAGTATGGCGGTGATCCCTTTTCGGGGGTGATCTACGTTTTTCGAGCCAAGCGCAGCGACCGGATCAAGCTGATCTGCTGGGACGGCACTGGCCTGTGTTTGATGGCCAAGAAGCTGGAGCAAGGAGGCTTTCGCTGGCCGGGCATCCAGGACGGCGTGATGCGCATCACGGCGGCCCAACTCGGCGCTTTGCTGGAGGGTTTGGACTGGCGCCGCGTGCATGGTGGCCGGCGTCCGATAGCACCGCAGATCGCCGGTTGA